The Avibacterium sp. 20-132 genome segment ATTTCACCTGAAGCCTATTTAAATGGGGAAGGAGTAGGAACAAGCTATATTACAGAATTATATGAAGGGGGAAAAAGTTCAGTTTTTCTAGGTATGTTTTTTTTAGGAATGTTCGTAATTTTTATTGAAAGAAAAAAAAATACTCCATACATTAAATATCTATCATTACTTTTTGTTATGACGTTATTATTTTTACCTAGAGGTGAATTTTTTGAATATTTTTATGAATTTATATTATTTTCATTAGTATGGTATTTTTCAAATATAGTATGTTATAAATTAAGGAGTAGATATGGACGATAATAATTCTGATAAGATTGATTTTGTTTTGCCTTGGGTTGATCCATCAGATAAATTATGGCGAGAAAAAAAAGAGTACTTTAGTAAAAAGAGAAACTTTGACTCAGATTCTAATACATCTTCTAGATATCGAGATATGGAAATATTAAAATATGTTTTACGTTCAATTGAGAAAAATTGTAGCTGGTATAATAATATATTCTTAATAACAGAAGGTCATTATCCAAAGTGGCTAAATATAAAACATCATAAAATACGTCTAATTAGACATGAAGAATTATTTCATGATAAAACTGATCTACCTACTTTTAATAGTAGTTCTATAGAATGTAATTTATCCTCTTTGAAAAGCTTAGGACTTACCGAAAAATTTATATATCTAAATGATGATATGTTAATATTTAGAAAAGTAGATACTTCTAGATTTTTTATAAATAATCTTCCCGTTGATTTTTTGTGTCATACATTAGTTCCAAGAACTGAACTCATACTAAAATTGAGAAGAATAACTGATTCCTGGGGCTATTCGTTACTGAATGGTATAACTTTAGTAAATAGTAAAAAAAACATTCAAACTATTTCTAAAAATCTTATCTATAATACAAGTTATTCTATAACCGAAAAATTAAATAACTTTTTAATGAAAACTTTATATAGAAAAGCTATTAGTCTAAAACATTGGCATCATCCCCAACCTTACTTAATAAATACTTTAGAGGAAGTAAAAGAACATTTTAAGCTTCAGCTAGAGAGAGCATCTAAAAATAAATTTAGAGCTTGAATTTACAATCTAACTGCAACAAATAAAAAAGTGTTCATAAGGAAATCGACGATAATTTGTTTAGCACAAAACAAAATCACTGATGAGAGCTTATGAACACCTACAAACATCTTACACTTTGTGAACGAGAAAAGATAATGGTTTTTCACGCATTAGGCAAAACGATTACACAAATTGCCCAGCAATTACAGCGACATAAATCGACCATTTCACGAGAATTGAAGCGCTGTCAGGGCGAATATGCGGCATTATCAGCTCAAGAACACTATCAACAACAACGGGTAGAATGTAAACCCAAGCGAAAGTTAGCCAACCCGAAATTGTTTGATTTTGTTAAGCAAAAGTTCTTACAAGAGAATTGGTCGCCAGAGCAGATTGCCGCCCGTTTGAAATACGAACAAAGTGCGCTTTCTATTAGCTTTGTCAGTATTTACCGAGGGATTTATGCCGGGTGGTTTGATGAGAAAGGGTTATCGCACGGGGCAAGAGGGGCGATTCGGAAACTCCGTCATCGCGGGAAAAAGCGGCATACCAATGACTATGTGGAAAAACGCGGAAAAATCCCAATTAGTCATCATTTAACCGAACGACCAAGCGAAGCCGAAACTCGAAGCCGTTTAGGTGATTGGGAAGCAGATACCGTGTTGGGCGCAGCAGGCAAAGCCTGTTTATTGACCTTGACGGATAGAAAAAGCCGTTTTTCCCTCGTCAGAAAACTGCCTGCAAAGCGAGCAGAAAGCGTTGCTAAGGCAATGAGTGAAGCCTTGCACAATGAGCCTTTAGAGAGCATTACTCCAGATAGAGGGAAAGAATTTGCAAAACATCAGCAGGTAACGGAAAGACTTCAGGTTGAATTTTACTTTCCATTGCCCCACCAACCTTGGCAAAGAGGAACAAATGAAAACACGAACGGTTTACTAAGGGAGTATTTTCCGAAAGGTCGAGACATTACGCCCTTTTCAGAAGCACAAATACAAACCGTGGTCGATAAATTAAATCACCGACCACGCAAATGTTTAAACTGGAAAACGCCTTATGAAGTTTATTTTGATAAAGTGTTGCAGTTAGTTTGACAATCCAAGAGATAAAACTGATCTAACACAATATCTATATCGATATTGGCATCTATTGAGTGGGGAATTTTATCCATCAAAACTGAATGATGGAATAGGAGACAAAAATATTACATCTGTGAAAGATGTAAATGAAATTTTTGAAAAACTTGAAAAGGATCCACATATTAATTTTGTATGCTTTAATGATAGCCCTGATTTAACTGAACAAGAATTTTATCTAGTAAAAGAGCGCTTATTAAATGAATTAGAAAAAATCTTTCCTGAAAAGGCAAGTTTTGAAATATAGTGTATATTCTTCTAATATCTAATGCTAGCCTAAATACTCTATCCTTTCGTTAAGCTTAGAGCTAAAACTTTTGGTGTAATGGACAAAACTGTAGAAAAAGTGGTTCCCCTCTATACTATAAGGGGAGGGACCACTTTTTCTAAAATATAAATAAAAAATTTTCCATACTATCAATATGCTACTGTACATAAACATGGGGAGAAAAATAATATTCTACATTACAAATGCATAAACTGTAATGAAACTTTTACCTACCAGATAAAATCACATTCTACAAATATTTGGTTTGATTATTCTCAAGGAAAAAATCTACAAAGAACTTACGATTAAATATAAATATTGGGTTAAAACCATTCAGAAGTGATAAAATGCCTAAAACAATTTGAGCCTCTCCCTATTTTAAACTCTCTCAATACGGCTTCCTTTGATCCTGAATTTGGTATATTGGTAATGATGGATAATCAGAGTGAAAAATAATTTTTCATCAAACTATAAAATGAAAATCATCGAAAAAGCCTTAAAAGGCAACTGAAAAAATGAATTTTGCCATCGTTTATATTATTGGTATTTAAAGTATCAAAATTTTTAAATGAATACATTGAGAAATTTAATGAAAAAGGCTACGTATCCTTATAAAGGGAAGGATATTAGAGATACTTTTACTAGTATGAAATATTTATTTACCTTTGAAAGGTATTCTGAATTAAATATTAAAAGCACAAAAAACCAATTGAAAAGTTTATTTAGCACACTGAAACAAAATTTAAACAACCAAAACGGATTAAGTAAAATTTCAACATTATGTTTATAAAGAATTTTTTAATGAAAGAGTGGGGAAAATTATATTGAAATAACTAAATCCTACATTTTTTCATCACCCTGCTAAAAAACCTTTATAAACATGAGCTTATCCTTCCCTAAGCCATTAAGCACGAGAAATTTGTGTTTTAATTTTTTGAATAATCTTTCCTGATAATTGGCCGTTTTTTCAATGTCTAAAACAACCGACTTTTCATAAATGGAAAAAATAATTTTGATATCGTTTTAGACTTACATAAATATCTTAAAAAAACCGCACTTTCTTTCAAAAGTGCGGTACTTTTTTTCAGCAAAATTTATCTTATAATGCTTTTAATATATCATCCACACGCTCTTTTGCATCACCGAAGAGCATTTGTGTGTTTTCTTTGAAGAACAATGGGTTTTGTACGCCGGCGTAGCCTACAGCCATTGAGCGTTTGAATACCACCACATTAGCGGCTTTCCACACTTCTAGCACTGGCATTCCTGCGATTGGGCTGTTTGGATCATCCATTGCCGCAGGGTTTACGGTGTCATTTGCGCCGATAACTAAGACGACATCGGTATCAGCAAAATCATCGTTGATTTCGTCCATTTCTAATACCACGTCATAAGGTACTTTGGCTTCAGCGAGTAACACGTTCATATGACCCGGTAAACGCCCTGCTACTGGGTGAATACCAAAACGTACATTCACACCACGATCACGTAATTTTTGTGTAATTTCAGCCACGGGATATTGCGCTTGTGCCACCGCCATTCCATAGCCCGGTGTGATGATCACAGAGCTTGCATTTTTCAGCATTTCCGCCACTTCTTCCGCGCTTGTTTCACGGTGTTCGCCTTGTTCTTGATCACCACTTGCAACCACATCATTACCAAAACCGCCAGCGATAACACTGATAAATGAACGGTTCATTGCTTTACACATAATGTAAGAAAGAATCGCCCCTGAAGAGCCTACTAATGCCCCAGTTACGATCAAGAGATCATTATTAAGCATAAAGCCTGCTGCCGCCGCTGCCCAACCTGAATAAGAGTTCAGCATTGATACCACCACTGGCATATCTGCACCACCAATTGATGCCACTAAATGCCAACCAAAGGCAAGAGCAATGATAGTCATTAATAGCACTGGGAAGATATTTTCTGGCGAGCTTAAAAATGCGATCATTAATAACGCCGAAACCACTAACGCCGCTAAATTTAGTTTATGGCGATGCGGTAACATTAAGGCTTTAGAATTAATAATCCCACGTAGTTTACCGAATGCGACCACAGACCCAGTGAAAGTCACTGCCCCAATGAAGATGCCTAAGAAAACTTCAACATTATGGATAGTTGCTAAAGTCGCTTGTTCCGCATCAAATGCTGCTTTCGCATTTTCTAATGCCGCTTCACTGATAAATGCTGTACCTTCTAGTGCAACAAATTCAGGGGTAACGTGTAAGCCAAAGCTGTTAAAGCCGACCAACACAGCAGCAAGACCAACAAAGCTATGTAAAATAGCTACAAGCTCTGGCATTTCGGTCATTTCCACTTTCAATGCACGTTGGATACCTATCACCGCGCCAATCGCCATTGCAATTAAAATCCAAATTTGTCCTGACGTTTGTGGGCCAAAAATGGTTGCGATAAGGGCAATAGTCATCCCCACGATACCGTACCAACAACCTGCTTTAGCAGTTTCGTGTTTAGAAAGCCCTGCTAAGCTCATAATGAAAAGTAATGCCGCTACAATATATGCAGCCTGTACTAAACCTTCTGACATTGCTTTTTCTCCTTAACCTTTTCTAAACATTGCAAGCATACGTTGGGTCACTTTAAAGCCACCAAAGATATTGATACTTGCGACTAAAATTGCAATAAATGCGAGTAGGCTGATAAAGAAACTGCCTTGGGCAATTTGCAATAACGCTCCCACAATGATAATGCCTGAAATGGCGTTAGTTACTGCCATTAATGGGGTATGTAAGGCGTGGCTTACATTCCAAACCACATAGTATCCCACCACACAAGCAAGTACAAACACGGTGAAATGTGATAAGAACGCCGCAGGCATTACTGAACCTAGCCATAAGAACAGCACGCCAATTGCTCCCATAATACCGTATTTGATACGCGGGTCTTGTGGTTTTTGTTCTTTCTTCTCAACCACAACCTCAGCTTTTTGTTGTGGTTGGGCAGAAACTTGAATTGGCGGTGCTGGCCAAGTGATTTCACCATCGCGAATGACTGTTACACCACGTAACACAACATCATCAAAATCAATATTGATCGTACCGTCTTTCTCTTTACATAATAACTTCAGCAAATTCACTAAGTTTGTGCCATAAAGCTGAGAAGATTGCGTTGGCAAACGTGCTGGGAAATCCGTATAACCAATGATTTTCACTTGATTATCTGTCACGAAAATTTCACCCGGTTTAGTGTATTCACAGTTTCCTCCTGTTAATGCGGCTAAATCCACAATAACAGAACCCGGTTTCATTGAATCCACCATTTCTTTGGTAATTAAACGTGGTGCTGGTTTACCCGGAATAGCAGCGGTCGTGATGATAATATCCACTTCTTTCGCTTGTGCGGCATAAAGTTCCATCGCTCGGCGATTAAACTCTTCCGACATCACTTTTGCATAACCATCACCTGAGCCACCTTCTTCTTCAAAATCAATTTCTAAGAAGTCTGCACCCATTGATTGCACTTGCTCTTTTACTTCAGGGCGAGAATCAAAAGCACGCACAATCGCACCAAGGCTATTTGCTGTACCAATCGCAGCCAAACCGGCCACACCTGCCCCAATCACTAACACTTTCGCTGGCGGTACTTTACCTGCCGCAGTGATTTGCCCAGTGAAAAAACTACCGAATGCATTTGCCGCTTCCACCACAGCACGATAACCAGAAATATTGGCCATTGATGAAAGTGCGTCTAAAGACTGCGCACGTGAAATACGTGGCACAGCATCCATCGCTAAGACATTAATTTTTTTCGCAGATAATTTTTCCATTAATGCTTCATTTTGCGCAGGCCAAATAAAGCTAATTAAGGTTGCCCCTTCTTTAATTAAGGCAATTTCCTCATCACTAGGAGGGTTTACTTTCATAATTACATCAGCATTCCACACTTCTTGTGTTGTGCCAATTTTTGCGCCAGCTTGCACAAATGCTTGATCTTCAAAACTTGCTTTAAATCCTGCATCGTGTTCAACAATCACCTCAAAACCCAGCTTTAAAATTTGCTGTATTGTTTTTGGCGTTGCTGCTACACGTGTTTCATTATCAAGCCGTTCTCTAGGTACACCAATTAACATAATGTTTCCTTCAAATTGGTTGATGATACAATCTGGAAATCACTTCCCAGCCCATAAATGACAAAAGTCGAATCGTCCTAACTGTATCATTTATTACAAAAGAGGTACAAAAAGATTTTACAAATTTCATTGAAAAAATTTACCTATGAATAAATAGATTAAAAATTATCTAAAAATTTAGCTGATGAAATAATGATAAAAAAATCAATAAAAAGCACCGCACTTTTCTTTTTACCCACAACACAAAATGATACACTGCCGTTTTTAGTTATATAGGAATAAATAATGCAGTTACCCGCTCTTCAATCTGCCACCCTACTCCGCCGTTATAAACGCTTTCTTGCTGATGTCGAACTTGCCAATGGTGAAATACTCACGATTCACTGCGCAAATACGGGGGCGATGACAGGTTGTGGTGAAAAAGGGGATACCATTTGGTATTCAACCTCTGACAGTAAAACCCGAAAATACCCTCATTCTTGGGAACTTACCCAACTTCAAAATGGGCAAATGGTATGTATTAACACACACCATTCCAATCAACTCACCTTTGAAGCACTGCAAAATAAGCAAATCAAAGAATTAGCGGCATACAGCGAAATTCTGCCTGAAATGAAATATGGTGAAGAAAATAGCCGAATTGATTTCCTGCTTAAAGAGAAAGGCTTACCGGATTGCTATGTGGAAGTAAAATCCGTTACCTTAGTAAAAGGCAATCTGGGAATGTTTCCTGATGCGGTAACCACCAGAGGACAAAAACATTTACGAGAGCTAATGGCGATGAAAAAACTTGGCCATAGAGCAGTCATTTTTTTCGCTGGATTACACAACGGTTTTGATTGTTTCAAAGTCGCGGAATATATTGATCCTGAATACGCGAAGCTACTTCGCCAAGCCATAAAAGAAGGGGTTGAGGTGTATGCCTATGCGGGAGAATTCGAATTTTCTCATCACATTCCTACCGCACTTTCACTTACACATTTAGTGCCTTATATTGAATAAATAATTTATTGAGAATTATTTGCATTTATGTATTGACTTTATATTTGAGAACAATTATCATTTAATTCATTCAAACAATAATAGATAATCACTCCAACATTTTAGTGCCTCTCCCCCCACAGAAAGAGGCACTTTTTTTATATTTAATTTAAGTGTCTGCCGTTAATAGCTATGCTATTGTCGTCGCGTCTAAAATTAATTGCGTTACTGCTTCAGCTTGTGACATTAACGACGCATGACTTGCATCAAGACTGATAATTTTACGTGGTGAAATACGTTCTGCCATCATTTTTTGATTATCAGGGTGAATCATTCTATCTTGTGTAGAAATTTGATAAAAACTTGGCTTTATTTTCCACGCTACTTGGCTCACCGTATCAGCAAAGGTGGAAGCTAGTGGTGCTTTTTGTGTAATTGACAGTGGGTAAGCTTCATCTTCACTCACATCTTGGCAAAAACTTTGATGGTAGCGGTTTCGTTCTATCCATAGATAACCATCACTATCTCCGACAATCGCAGAAAAAGCCTCTGGTGGGTGCTGTTGGCTAATGCCTCCCGCACTTTCACCTACATCAGGGGCGAATGCAGCAATATAAACTAGGGCTTTTACATTTGGTAAATCCCCCATTTCAGTAATTACTTTCCCACCATAAGAATGCCCTACTAATACTACGGGTTTCTGAATTTGCTTTACCATTTTACGAGTACGTTCTGCATCATCAGCTAAAGAAGTCAGCGGATTTTCTACCGCATAAACGTCTGTATATCCCTGTTTTTTGAGTTCCTTAAGTACAAGGTTCCAATGACTTGCCCCTCCCCAAAATCCATGCACTAAAACAATCGCTGGTTTTTCCATTTTTGGCTCCTAAATTTGTATAAAAGTTGTAATAAATCTTGCGCGATTATACGCTTGGCATATCTAAAGACAATCAGCGGTAATAGGATCATCCCTCTAAATTTAATAGATTCTATCAATTAAAAACAATAAAAACGCCATTTTTATAGACATCTTAGCAATCATTTAATGAACGTAGTTGCTTTCCTTCATCATCAAAATTATCCGCTGCAAGCCAACGTTCAAATTTCGGTTTCATTCTCTGCCATTCTTCTTTTAGCATTGAAAACCACGCGGTATCACGATTACGCTCTTTATAAACTGCAGCACGTCTAAAAATCCCTTCAAACTGAAAACCAAGGCGTTTTGCCGCATTAAATGAGGCTTGATTTAAACTATCACATTTCCATTCATAACGACGATATTTGAGTTTATCAAACACATATTGCATTGCGAGATATTGTGCTTCCGTTGCCACGCGAGAATGTTTTAGCAAGTTAGAATAAATCACCCAGCCCATTTCGATAGAGCGATTTTGTGGGTCAATGCGCATTAAAGAAAATATTCCCACCACCTTTTGGCTCGCCTTATCAATAATCGCTAAATAATAAGGATCAGCACTGTTCGCCCATTCTTGCAGAAGCTGTTGTGCGGCTTGCTCATTAGGTTGTGCGGAAATAGGCAGATAAGTCCATTGGCTTTCTGGGCTATCTGGCCCAATAAACTTATAAATATCCTTAAAATGACGATCGACACAAAGGTGTTGCAAACAACAATATTGCCCTTCTATTAGCTGAATATTTGGCAATTCCCCTCGCGTAAAATCGACAATAGGCTCTCCAATAGGCTGATTGAGATGATTAAGCGGCATTATTTTCTCCCTATAAAATTGCATATATCTTGTATAAAAAATAACATAAAATACAAGTGCGGTCAGATTTTTCACCATTTTTACAAGGACATTTAATGATAACGCCAAGCCAGATTATCCAATACATTGCCAAACATTATCAGGTTAATCCCGCCTATTTGTGGGCAAAATTTCCTGAGTATGGGGTTTTTCGCCACCTAAATAGCGGTAAATGGTTTGCCATTTTAATGAATATCCCCGGCAATAAAATTGGCTTGTCTCATACAGAAACCATTTGGATTATAAATGTTAAAGCCCAGCCTGAAATGATTGGTGCGTTACGTATGATAAAAGGGGTTTATCCCGCCTATCATATGAATAAAGAACATTGGATGAGTCTCCATTTAGCGGAAATTTCCCCTTCATTATTATGGGAATGTATTCAAGACAGTTTTTCTTTAACTCAACAGAAAAAACGATAAACCAGCGCGTTATTCCGTTGAAAAAAACATCATAAAAAATGACCGCACTTTAAATATCGCGAAAATTTGCCATCATATTCTTTTTTCTTCAAAATTTCTCACCAATATTGCCTTTTCATTTGGCTAATATTATCTATAATAACCCACACATTACAGGATTATTTATTATAGGATACATCAATGACAGATCTCACAACTCAACTGGCTGAGCTGAAACGCGGCACGGATCAAATTTTTTCAGAACAAGATTTAATTGAAAAACTTAAAGAAAATCGTCCTTTACGCGTAAAATTGGGGGCTGATCCTACTGCGCCAGATATTCACTTGGGGCATACCGTGGTGCTAAATAAATTACGCCAATTCCAGAACTTTGGTCATCACGTGATGTTTTTAATCGGCGATTTCACCGCCACAGTGGGCGATCCATCAGGTAAAAACGCAACGCGTCCACCGCTTTCTCGTGAAGATGTACTACGCAATGCGGAAACCTATAAAGAACAAATTTTCAAAATTTTAGATCCAGAAAAAACTGAAATTGTGTTCAATTCTGATTGGTTAGGTGAATTAGGTACGGTTGGAATGATCCGTTTAGCCTCAAATTATACGGTAGCTCGAATGTTAGAACGTGATGATTTCAAAAAACGTTTTAGTAATAACCAACCTATTGCCATTCACGAATTTATCTACCCATTATTGCAAGGTTATGACTCGGTCCATTTGAAAGCCGATGTGGAATTAGGCGGGACAGACCAAACCTTTAACTTGCTAATTGGGCGTGAATTGCAAAAATCAGATGGGCAAAAACCACAAGTGGCAATCACACTTCCGTTACTCGTGGGCTTAGACGGTGAGAAAAAAATGTCAAAATCACTCGGCAACTACATTGGGGTAAACGAAGCACCAAATGAAATGTTCGGTAAAGTGATGTCTATTTCCGATGAATTAATGTGGGATTGGTATGATTTGCTTTCTTTCCGCCCATTAAGCGAAATTGCACAATTTAAGCAAGATGTGGCTGACGGACGTAATCCACGTGATATTAAAGTATTACTGGCAAAAGAAATTACCGCGCGTTTCCATTCCGAAGCCGACGCCAACGCCGCAGAACAAGCATTTATTAACCGTTTCCAAAAGGGGGCAATACCTGATGAAATGCCTGAATTTACCTTTGAGGGCGAAATTGGTTTAGCCAATTTATTAAAAGAGGCAGGGCTTGTAAGTTCCACCTCTGAAGCGATGCGTATGGTGCAACAAGGTGGGGTAAAAATTGATGGTGAAAAGGTAGAAAATGCTAAAGCCATTATTTATGCCTCCAGCGCTGTATATCAAGTGGGTAAACGCAAATTTGCACGCGTTACGGTAAAATAATAGGGCAAGATGTTAGGCGTATGAAAATACGCCTTCTTTTTTATCAATCCGCTAAATGGATTTTGCTATCAGTAAATAGCGATCTTTCATTTTAAAATTGAACACCGACAAATAACATTTCGCCTCATAGCAAAACATTATGCTAGCAATATGTGCTACATATTGGGCAAGGTTATTTATTGATGAAATTAACAAGATTTTATAAGACAAGAAAGGTGAAAAAATGTCAGAAAAAGTTTGGGTATTAGGTGATGCCGTTGTGGATTTAATCCCTGATGGCAAACAACATTATTTACGTTGTGCTGGTGGTGCGCCAGCCAATGTTGCTGTTGGTATCGCCCGTTTAGGCGGTGAAAGTGGTTTTATTGGTAAGGTAGGAAAAGATCCCCTTGGTGAATTTATGCAACAGACCTTGCAACAAGAAAAGGTGGATACCACGTTTATGACCTTAGATCCCACACAACGCACTTCAACAGTTGTGGTTGGTTTAGATCAAGGGGAACGCAGTTTTACCTTTATGGTAAACCCAAGTGCGGATCAATTTTTACACGTTTCTGAACTTCCCACTTTCACTCAAGGACAATGGCTACACTGCTGTTCTATTGCGTTAATTAACGATCCTTCCCGCACGGCGACTTTCACTGCAATGAAAAATATTCATCAAGCGAAAGGCTATGTCTCTTTCGATCCCAATTTGCGTGAAAGCCTATGGCAAAGCCTTGATGAAATGCGTGAAGTGGTAATGCAAGCAGTCGCTTTAGCTGATGTGCTGAAATTTTCGGAAGAAGAACTCACCTTTCTAACAGAAACAGACAGCCTTGAAAAAGCCTTTGAAAAAATCACCGCACTTTATCCACAAAAGCTGATTATTGTTACGCTAGGCAAAGAAGGCGCACTTTATCATTTCAATGGCACAAAAGAAATTATTGTAGGTAAAGCCTTACAGCCTGTTGATACTACGGGGGCAGGCGATGCCTTTGTTGGCGGATTACTGGCTGGGCTTTCGCAAAAACCAAATTGGGACACAGACAATGCAACATTAGTAGAAATTTTACGTCAAGCCAATGCTTGTGGTGCTTTAGCAACCACCGCAAAAGGCGCAATGTCTGCCCTGCCAAATCAAGCGCAATTAATCCATTTTTTAAATCAATAAGGAGAACGCTGATGATAATTTTCAACGAAGGAAAATACAAAAGCCTCTATGCTGCCGAACAAGGTGAGTTAGCAAAAATTGCTCAAACGGTCGCACAAGATAAGGATTTTCGCCCAGTTTATCATCTTGCTCCGCCAACAGGATTACTTAATGATCCAAATGGCTTAATTTTTGACGGAGAAAAATATCATCTTTTTTATCAATGGTATCCTTTTGATGCCCTTCACGGAATGAAGCATTGGCAACATTTTACGACACAAGATTTTCAACAATTCACCCAAGCCGATCTCCTTATACCTTGTGAATTGTATGAAAGCCACGGCTGTTATTCTGGTGGGGCGCTATTAATTGACGGCAACATTGTCGTGTTCTACACGGGCAATACCAGACGCCCAAGTGATAATCAACGTGTACCTTACCAAAATCTTGCAATTTTCAGCAAAGCAGGAAAATTGTTGAGTAAACGC includes the following:
- a CDS encoding aminoimidazole riboside kinase; its protein translation is MSEKVWVLGDAVVDLIPDGKQHYLRCAGGAPANVAVGIARLGGESGFIGKVGKDPLGEFMQQTLQQEKVDTTFMTLDPTQRTSTVVVGLDQGERSFTFMVNPSADQFLHVSELPTFTQGQWLHCCSIALINDPSRTATFTAMKNIHQAKGYVSFDPNLRESLWQSLDEMREVVMQAVALADVLKFSEEELTFLTETDSLEKAFEKITALYPQKLIIVTLGKEGALYHFNGTKEIIVGKALQPVDTTGAGDAFVGGLLAGLSQKPNWDTDNATLVEILRQANACGALATTAKGAMSALPNQAQLIHFLNQ